DNA from Mesorhizobium sp. B2-1-1:
GTTCGCGCATCGAGACAAGGTCGCTGTTGACGTCGCCGCTGCGCACCTTCATCTGCGCCAGGCGGGAAGCAAGGTCCTGTTCGAGCTGGACCGAGCGTTTCAGGTCAACCTGCAGCGACGACGCGATGCGGCTGAGTTCGGCGACGATGCGTTCGCGCGCGCCGGTGAGCTGGGCCTCGAGCGCCTGGCGCTCGGGATGGCGCGGTCCGAGCCGGACCGCTGCCCGATCAGCCTCCTGTTTGAGCGTTGCGTATTGCGAGCGCAGATCGCTCATGGAGTTGGAGTTGATCTCTTCAGGCAAGGTGCCGCTGAGCACCGAATTCACGTTGACCTGACGTGCCGAGGCCGCGCGGGCGTTCAGCTCCAGCGTGCGGGCGCGGGCGACGGAAAGCTGCTCGTTGAGCTTGAGCATCTGGTCGTCGCTGATCAGATGGCCCTGCGCGTCGACAAGATCATGGGTGGCCCTGAAATCCTCGACCTTGCGCTCGGCGGCTTCGACGCCCTTGCGCATCTCGTCGAGTTTCGCCGTCAGTTCGTTGTTGGCCCGGCCGGCAGTGTCGGACTGGATTTCACCCGAAGTCTGCAGGAAAACCTTCGTCATCGTTTCCGCGATGAGCGCCGATTTCTGGGCGTCCTGCGTGGTGACGCCGATGGTGATCACGGAGGTCTTGCCGCCGCGCTCGACCGAAACGCTCTCGGCCAGGTTGACGATGGCAAGGGAAAGGCGGCGGGATTGGTCGACACCGCCCGGTCCGTCCTGGCGCAACAGGATCGAGCGGATCAGCGACATGACGCCCAGGCCGCCATTGCCTTGGCCGTTGAACTCGGGGTCGTCGACCAGGTCGAGCTCCTGGACAACCTTGTTCAACACGGTGCCGGAGGTCAGCAACTTGATCTGGTTCTCGACGTTGACGAGCGCCGCGTCGGGCATGACCACCGCCTGGGTGAGATCGCGATCCGTAAGCTTCAGGTCGCGCGGGTCGACGATCAGTTCGGTGGTGGACTCGTATTTCTTCGGCGTCGACAGGGCAATCGCAACGCCGAGCGCCGCGCCCAGTACCGTCGTGGTGATGATCAGCGCTTTGGACCTGGCGACGCCGCGAACCACCTGCATCGGATCGATCAGGGGCTTCCATTGCTGGCTGTCGGCATCCTCGCCAGGAGATGTTCCCGCTTCGCTCGCGCTCAGCGGTTCGGATGTGCTGCGCGGGGAATCAACGCTCGAGGCGATCTCAGGAACCGTCTCTTCATACGGCATCGCCGAGTCCGAACCGCCGATACCGGCCCCATCGTGCGAACGCGAAATGCCGGCGGACGCCGGAGCCGGCTCGCCGCCCGGCTGCAAGCGTTGCGTTGCGGTGGATGCGGAAGGCGCCGGATTCATCTTCGCCTCGCGCTGCGAACGCGCCAGGCGATGACGTGTGGCGGCATCCTCGCGCCATGACGGATTTGCCCGATCCCCTAGCGAGACCAGCGATGCCTCGTCCTCACCGCGCACGGCTTGGCCAAGCGCCAGCAAGGATCGCTCGCGCCTCCAGTCCTCACGATTTTCCCTGTCGCCCATTGTCGCGGAGCTTACTTTCAGCCGCCAGACAGCGGCAGTCGGCCATTTGTTAAGCCACGCTAAACAAGCATAGAAAACAAAAGGTTAATTTTAGGCGGCCGAAAGCATTGCTTGATGCCGGCTGCTTGGAATTTCAGCAGATGCAGGAAGATTTCAGAAGGGCACGTTAAACTTTGCCGCCTATGCCTTTCCCTGACCTATGACTGAGGCCAGCGACATACCGCAGAGGCGGCCCCTCGCCCGGATCGGCACCTTCGTGGCCGAAAGACGGGGGATGGTTCGCGACTATTTTTCAGCGATCAGCGGCGCCGGCGGGCGGCTGGTGTTTTCACTCGCCTACTTCATCGCCTTGGCCAATACGCTTTCCATCGCCGAGTTCGGCATGTTCGCCACCGCCTCGGCCGCCGGAGTGATGCTGTCGCGGCTTCTGGCCTTCGGCTTCATCTCGGCACTCTACCGCACCGCCACCATCCGCCCCAACCTGATTGGCACCTTCACCGCAGGCTTCCTGCTGCTGGGCATCGTCTCGTTGCCGCTGCTCGCTGCGGCCTCCTACATCGTCTACCTGATCTTCTTTGCCAGCACCGTGCCGCTGCCGGTGTTCGCGGCAATCGTCTTTGCCGAGGCGCTTCTGTGGCGGCCGGTGGAGGTGGCGCTGATCGTCAACAACGGTCTCGGCAAATTCGGCCGTGCCGCCGTGCTGGCGATCCTGGCGACGGCGTTGCGGGCGGCCGGCGCGGTGCTGTTCATGTTCTGGGCGCAACACAGCGTCTGGGTGTGGTCCTGGTTCTATATCGGCGCGAACGCGGCCTCGCTGCTGGTCGCGTTCGGCCTCTTCTATCCGCGCCAGCGGCTGCGGCTGCGCGGCGAGCTCTATCTCAGGCGGCTCGCCGATTCGATCTACGTCGCCGGCGCCGAGGTGTTGTTCTACCTGCAGATGGAGTTCGACAAGCTTCTGGTGCTGGCGATCGGCGGGCCGCACCTGGCCGGCATCTATGCCATCATCATGCGGCTGGTCGACCTGACGGCGATCCCGATCCGCACCTTCTCCATGATGCTGGTGCAGCGCATGATGCGTGCCCCGGAGCTCTTGTCACGGCTGGCGGTCAAGAGCGGCATCGAAGGCGGCGTGTTCGCGGTCTCGACGCTGGCGCTGCTGGTGCTTGCCGTGGTGCTGCATTTCTTCCCCGGGGCGCTCGGCAAGAACGTCTCGGAGGCCGCTCCCCTTGTGGCGCTTGCGATCGGCGTTCCGGGACTGCGCAATCTGGTCGAATACCAGGCGGAGCTTCTGTTCGCGCGCGGCCAGACGCTGGTGCGGGCGATCAATCTCGGCCTGCTCGCCGCTCTCAAGGCGCTGCTGCTGACCTATGTGCTGGTAACCATTGCCGACACATCGAACCTGGTGCTGTCGCTCAACGTCGTCTTCCTGCTGCTCTATCTCGCGTCGATGCTGCTGACCTATTCGGCGCTACGCAAGCCGGCGAAGGCGATCTGATCCTTCATCCGGGCAGTCTTTCCGAGAACCGGTTCGCTTTTCAGGATCAGGATCGGTCGAGCCCGATCAGCCGGCGGATGCGGCCGGTATCGGTGCCGATGAAGGACTGCATGCCGATCGCCACCTGTTCGGGCGCCATGGCGGCAACGAAGCGACGGAATTCATCATCCGACAGCGCCTCACCGGTCCAGTGGACGCGGCAGAATTCTTCCGAGCCATGGAAGTGACCGGCGCCGTCCAGCAGATCGTCGACATAGCGGCCATAGATCATGCATTCGGAGAATTTGCGCGCCGAGCCGACGACCTCGACCCAGTTTCGGCCATGCACCTCCTCGATCCGACTGCACATGGCCAGCACGGTGTCGCGGCGCCAGGCGATCAGCGTCGAAATGTAATCGTGAACCGAATTCCTCGACGGATCGATGCCGAGCGCGGAGCCGGCATTGCGCGACCATGTGCGATGCTCGTCATGACCGTCCTGCGCAAGCACGCCGTCACGGCGGAACAGCCGCGCCTTGCCGTCGCGCCAGAACGCGCCGCAATCGAAGGGCTTCAGGAAGGCGACGTCGGAATCGCAGAAGACCAGGACGTCCTGGCATGCGTGCGCCGCAACTGCAATGCGGCGCAGTTGCTGCACGTGCCAGCCGCGCAGCGGCTGCGTCTTCAGGCTGAGCCAGACGCGCCGCCGGAACAGGCTAAGCGGATCGTCGAAGACATGCAGCCAGCGCGGCAGCAACTCACGTTCGTCGACGACGGATCGGTTGGCGCTCTCCAACCGGCGAAACAATTTAACGTCCCGGGCTTCGACCAGAATGTAATGATGCGCGACGCCCGTGACGTGGCGGTCGAGGGTTTCGCAGAGCAGGCGGCAACGCTCGAAATCCGGCGCATAGCTTGCCGTCACCATGGCTGCCGTCGGCGTTGCCCGAAGCAGTCCGGGTTCGGCGATCGCGCCCGGAACGAACCTCTCGTTCAACGGACGTCTCCGGCTTGGGGCCGGAACAATTTCTGTTTGAGGACCCGCCACAGGAACAAGGGGTTGCCGACCACATAGCGGCGCCAGAGCCGTCCCGGCTCGACCGCCAGCCGAAACAGCCACTCCAGCCTGAGGCGCCGTATCCACAAGGGCGCGCGCGGCACGGCGCCGCTGAGAAAATCCAGCAGCGCGCCGACCGCGACCGGCAGGGTGCAGTGGCGCTCGTCGATGTGCCGTTCGATCCACAATTCCTGGCGCGGCACGCCCATGGCGACCAGCAGCATATCAGGCCGCAGCGCCGCGATGCGTTCGATGATTTCCGGCTCCTGCGCAGCGGAGAAGTAGCCGTCATGGATGACCACGAATCTGTGCTGGACGGCAATCGCCGCGAGCTTCTTCGACGCGGCCTCGGCATTGACGCGCGTCGCGCCGAGCAGCCCCACGGTCAGCGGCCGGGTCACCGACCGCAGAAAGGCCGGTACGAAGTCGGTGCCGTTGAGATTGTCCGGAAACGGCGCGCCATAGAGAAGCTGCGCTGCGAGATCGACGCCGATGCCGTCCGGCAGGATGAGAAAATCGTCGAGCGCCTGGGCGAACACCGGATCGGTGTAGGCGAGATTGGCGTTATGGGCGTTGAGGAAGCTGACCTTGGTGAAGCGTCGTTCCGCGATCAGCCGCGTCAGCAGGGCGATCGCGTCGTCCCAGCGAATGGCGAGCACGGAGATGCCGAAGATCGTCTTCAATGTGTCGGGCCCGAATGCGGCGCGGGCGGCGTGCATGTTCATGCAAACGCCTCCTGCATGACCGGACCGAGCTTCTCCAGGCCAAGCCGGATGGCGGCGTCGAGCGCCTTGAGCTGCCGGCGGTGGAACACGCTGCCGTCAACGTCGCTTATGTCGGCCGCCGCGGTCTCCAGCGCCTTGGCAAAGGCGACCGGATCGTCGGTGACCGCGCAATTGACCGGGCGATGGTCAATGCCGCGCAGCGCGTGGCTGGTGGCGACGGCGGGCAGGCCTAGCTCGAACGTTTCGATCGTCTTCAGCTGCACGCCGCTGCCGGCGGTGCTGATGAGCGGGATGACGGCGCCGCCGCGTATGAAAGCCTGGGCGTCCGGCACGCGTCCGACGAAAGCGACGCCGGGATGCGTCGAGGCGATGTCAGACGGCATGCTGCCGGCGATCCTGATGCGGAAGTCCGGGCGCAGATGCGGTACCACCTTGTCCAGGAACCAGCCGAGCCCGATGCGGTTCGGCTGCCAAGTCCAGGTGCCGATCAGCGCGGCGTCGCACTCAATCTTGCGCCGGCCGTTGTGCGGCGGTGGCGTGGCGCCCGTCACCAGCGGCAGCACCGCCGAGCGGTCGTCGGAGGCCACGCCAAGTGCCGAACGGTCTTCCTCGGCCAGCGTGAAGACGAAACGCGCGCGGCGGCACAGACGCTCTTCCACGCTCTCGAGCAGCCTTGCCTCGCGGCGGAACAACAGGCGCTGGAAGATGCCCGGGGCGGCAGCGGCATTTTCCCGCGCCGAAAGATGCTCGACATTGTGGGCGACGAAGATCGAAGGCCGCTCGTCGAAGAGCTTTTCGAAGGCGCCGGCGAACTGCACGGAATTAAGCACATAGCCGTCGAAGGGGCCGGCGCGCTCGATGGCGGCGAGGACTTCGGCATCGGAGACCGCACGCAACTTGGCCGACGCGAAGGTGAGGCCCGAAAGCATCGCCTTGCCGACCCAGGCAAGCTTTTGCAGCGCTGAAGCATTTTCGGTGCGCACGTCCACGGCACCCAGCACGATGGTGCTTTCAGGATCGGCGGCGGCTTTCCCCGGCCAGATGAAGCCGATGACGGTGACGCGCGCGCCGGCGCGCCGCAAGGCAGCGATGATTGCAGCATTGGCGATCTCGTAGCCCGATGCGAGAGCGCCATCGGGCACGATCGATGTGGCGAACAGCAGATGCATCTCACCTATCCTGTGGTGCAGCCGGTAGCAAAGCGCGGTGAACCCTTGATTAAACGCGCGCGCATCGACGACCCAAAACCTCGGCTTGAAGAGCCACTCCGTGAAAGGTGATTAACGAAACGTTATCGTCATGGTGCTAACAGAACTCGACCCACCATGCGGTGACACGGATGATCCCTTTGCCATCGGACGGTTCGGTATCGATCGCGGGACGATCCCCCCGGCTTGACACGCAGGCCGTCGAAGCCGTCGTCACCTTGCCGACCTTCAAGCGGCCGGACCAGGTCCTGCAAACGCTGGCGTCGCTGCGCGCGCAGCTGACCGGCAGGCCCTTTGCCATCATCGTCATGGAGAACGAGGCCGAGGCGCGTGCCGGCGCCCAGGCGTCGCTGCCGCTGTTCGAGCGCGGCGACATACCGGGCATGGTGATCATCGCGCATCAGCGCGGCAATTGCAGCGCCTACAATGCCGGCTGGCAGGCGGCGATCCTGCACTTTCCGAATTTCAGGCACCTGCTGGTCATCGACGATGACGAGATAGCCGATCCGCACTGGCTGGAACGGATGTGCGCGGCGGCCGAAAGCCTTGGCGCCGATATTGTCGGCGGCCCGCAAGTGCCCGACTTTGCCGATCCCGCCCATGCGCGCTGGGCCGAGCATCCGGTTTTCGCGCCGCCCTACCGCAAGACGGGCCTCGTGCCGGCGCTCTATTCGTCCGGCAATCTCCTGGTCGGGCGCAACGTGCTTACCGCCATGGGGCCGCCGTTCCTCGACCTGAGATTCAATTTCATGGGCGGCGGCGATTCCGACTTCCTGAGCCGGGCGGCGCAGCGCGGCTTTGTGCTTGGCTGGTGCGCCGAGGCCAGGGTGACCGAGACAGTCCCGGCCCGTCGGGTCGAGGCCGACTGGATCCGCGCCCGCAGCCTGCGCAACGGCGTGATCTCGACGCTGGTCGAAAAGAAGAAACGCGCCGGCACCCCGCTGGCCGGCGTCAAGGTGTTGCTGAAGAGCCTGGCCCTGCTTGCCGCCTCGCCATTTCGCGGCGCCGCCAGGCTGGCACGGACAGGATCGCCCGCGGCCGCAATCTACCCTGTCCATGTGGCGCTGGGCCGCGTGCTGGCCGAATTCGGATATGCCAATGAGCAATACCGCCAGCCTGAAAAGAACTGAGCGCGCGCCGCTCGGCGCCGCGTTCACGCGCGACGGCGTGGCAACCGCGATCGCGGCGCTGCTGTTCACCGTCATCCTGGTGTCCTTCCGCCCGTTCCAGCCCGCGGGCGCGGAACTCACCGGCGAAGGCGGCGACATCGTCAACCAGCTCGGCTTCGGCTCGCTCGGCGCCGTTTCCGTCTTTTCGCTGATGGCTTTCGCCGACCCGCGCATCGTGCGCTCGCTGCTCAGCCCTTCCTGGATGCTGATGCTGGGCTTCTTCTTCCTGTCGGTGGTGCTGGCGACAGACCCGCCCTCGGCGATGCGCGCCGCCTCCTTCACCATGATCGGCATCCTGACCATGGCGACGATCCTTGTGCTGCCGCGCGATGCGGACTCCTTCTCGAAGGTCATCATCTTCACCGCGGTGGCGGTCATGGGCCTTTCCTACCTCGGCCTCATCGCCTTTCCGCACGAGGCAATGCACACGGCCGATTCGCAAGAACCGGAACATGCCGGCCTGTGGCGCGGCGTGTTCACCCACAAGAACATCGCCGGTCCGGTCATGGCCTGCTTCAGTTTCGCCGGCCTCTATCTCTTCCGGCGCGGGCAGCGGTTCTGGGGCGCCGGAATTTTCGTCGCGGCGATGGTGTTCATGCTGCACACCGGATCCAAGACCACGGCCGGCCTGGTGCCGTTCTCGATCCTGATCGTCATGTTTCCGAGCCTCATGGGCATGCGGCTCGGCACGCCGATCCTGTTCGCGCTGGCGATCATCGCTACCGCGGTCGGCACGCTGGGCATCGTTTTCCTGCCGCCGGTGAAACAGCTGGCGGCGATCTATTTCCCCGGCCTGACCTATACCGGGCGCACCACGCTCTGGGAGTTCGCCGGCGAGATGCTGGCGAAGAAACCGTGGACCGGCTACGGCTATGAGAGTTTCTGGGGAACGCCGCTGCTGCTCAACCAGGATCAGCCCTTCGACCGACCGTGGGATATCAGGACCATCGTGCACGGCCATGACGGTTATCTCGACATCGCGGTCCTGATGGGCATTCCGGCCCTTTGCGTGGCGGTCTACACTTTCCTGATCGCCCCTTTGCGCGACTACATGCGCATTCCCTTGCGCAAGGAAAACATCTATCTCGGCGACTTCTTCATGATGGTTGTGCTGTTCGCCGCGCTCAACGCCTTCCTCGAAAGCTTCTTCTTCCATCGCGGCGATCCGGTGTGGCTGTTCTTCGTGCTCGGTGTGCTTGGGCTCAGACAGGTTTCGCTGCGCCCGGTCGCGCTGCGCAACGGCGGTCGTGGCGCGAGATTGGGCCACTCCACCTGACAGGGCTTCCCCGTTGATCCGCGAGCGTTTATGTGAAGCCTTTCCTCGGAGGGCTTTCGATGACGATCAGGCTTGTTCTCGCCGGCTGCGGCAATATGGGTTACGCCATGCTCTCGGGCTGGCTGAAATCCGGCAAGCTTGCACCGTCGTCCGTTTTCGTGGTCGAGCCCAATGCCGACCTGCGCCAGCGCGCGGCCGCACTGGGATGCGGAACGGCTGCCGACGCCACCGATATCCCGGCCGGTGCCGTGCCTGATCTCATCGTCATCGCCGTGAAGCCCCAGGTGATCCGCGACGTCACCGCCGCTTACAAACGTTTCGGCGAAGGGCGCACCACCTTCGTCAGCATTGCCGCGGGCACGCCGGTCGCCACCTTCGAGGAAATCCTGGGCGACCGCGCGCCTGTTGTGCGCTGCATGCCCAACACGCCTGCTTCCATTGGCAAGGGCATGATGGTGGTGTTTTCCAATCCGCTGGTTTCCGACGACACCAAGCGTTTCGTCGCCGACCTCTTGTCGGCCAGCGGCGAAGTGGCCACCATCGACGAGGAGGGACTGATGGATGCGGTGACCGCCGTGTCGGGATCGGGGCCGGCCTATATCTTCCATTTCATCGAAGCGCTGACCGTCGCCGCCGAGAAGGCGGGCCTGCCGGCGGCGACCGCCAGGCTGCTCGCCATGCAGACCGTCTATGGTGCCGCCTCCCTCGCCGCCGAAAGCGGCGAGGAGCCGGGCCTGCTGCGCCAGCAGGTGACCAGCCCGAACGGCACGACGGCGGCGGCGCTTGGTGTGCTGATGGGCGAGGACCGGTTGACCAATCTCCTCACGCAAGCGGTGGAAGCGGCGCGGCTGCGGTCGATCGAACTGGGGAAATAGAGCAGACTCCCTAGGCCAGATCGGTATGCGAGAAGTCGTTGCCTTTGTAGAGCAGAGCAGAGCCACGACTCTTTGCGCATGCATAGGACAGGCAATCGGCCAGGTTGAGTTGGGCGGGATGCCCGCGTCCTTTTCCATAGTCTGAAAAAGCTTGGACCGCGAGCTTGGCGTCGCCGGCGTCGATCGGAACGATTTCGATTTCGGACTCGCGCAGAAAAGCCTCTATCGCCACTTCAGCGACAAGCGGCTCAACGGCCAGCATAGTTGAAAGCCGCATAGCCGCTTCGAGCACCACCAACGCGGAAGTAATTTTGCGAGGTGCTACCGCGATGCGGTTGCTCCACTCGCCAGCATCTCCCTCTCCCGAAAGAATTGCGACGACCACCGAGGTGTCGACAAACATCAAGAGTGGCCCCACATCTCATCGATCTCATCCTTGTCTACGGGCCGGCCGCCATGACCAGCTCTGGCTTTGAGTTCATCAGCGATGGTAGCCAGCCGCTGCGCCAACGGAGCGCGTCCACTTTCCCGTTTCAGTTCGGACTCAAGAGCTTCGATCACCGCCTCGGTCATCGAAATCTTGCGTTTGGCGGCGAGCCGCTGTGCCAGCTCACGTGCACGCGGGTCCCTGATCTGGAGGTTCATTGGTCGATCCTCAGCGTCATCTGCCATTACAATATAGTGCATCTGTCATGACAGCGCCACAACGGGCTTATTTTCCGTACAGCATCTCATCCTGCAGCCGGCGCAGAGCGAACAGTCTCGTCGCCCGGTCGGGTGCGGCGTTGTCGGCCGTCAACAGCTCGCCTTTCCTCACCGGTTTCAGCACCTTGCCGCCCTCGAGCAGGCCGACCGGCACGGCACGCCGGGCGCGAGCGTCTTCGACGGTCATCGTCCAGGAGCGATAGCAGGTCTCGCCGATCGCATCGAAGGTTTCGCCGGCGAGCAGATCCCGCTTGGCGACGGCGCATACCTCGGCGACCGGCCTTGGCAGCGGCACCATGTCGGGCTTGCCGAAGAGCACGATGCGGGCTGCCGTCAGCGGGACTTCCAGCGAGGTCAAATGGTAGGGCCGGAACAGGCTGTAATAGGGACCGTGGCCGATATGCAGGTCGTCCATGCGCTCGACGATGCGCGGGTGGGTCGCCTCGACGATGACGAAGACACCGGGTGCGACACCCTTGCCGACCGTGTAGTCGACAACGCCCTTTTTCGTGAGCAGCCCGCCATGCTCGCGCGGAATGAGCACCTTGACGAGGTCGTCGCGGTCGGCCTTCGGGCCGTGCATGCCGGGCACATCGGGCACCAGCCCGGTGGCGTTGGCGATGGCGCACATCTCGACCATGGTTTTCGAACCGTCGACGAACTCGACCAGCATGCGCGGGTTCATGTTGCGGCGGATCGCTTCCTCGCGATAGTCGTCGGGCACGGCATCGTGGTTAAGCGGGTTGTTCTTGCCCTTGCCGGCCGAGACGATGGTCAGGCCCAGTGCGGAGGCGAACTCGATCAGCTCCATGCAGCTCGAGGGCTCGTCTCCGGCGCCGACCGAATAGACGACGCCG
Protein-coding regions in this window:
- a CDS encoding GumC family protein; the encoded protein is MGDRENREDWRRERSLLALGQAVRGEDEASLVSLGDRANPSWREDAATRHRLARSQREAKMNPAPSASTATQRLQPGGEPAPASAGISRSHDGAGIGGSDSAMPYEETVPEIASSVDSPRSTSEPLSASEAGTSPGEDADSQQWKPLIDPMQVVRGVARSKALIITTTVLGAALGVAIALSTPKKYESTTELIVDPRDLKLTDRDLTQAVVMPDAALVNVENQIKLLTSGTVLNKVVQELDLVDDPEFNGQGNGGLGVMSLIRSILLRQDGPGGVDQSRRLSLAIVNLAESVSVERGGKTSVITIGVTTQDAQKSALIAETMTKVFLQTSGEIQSDTAGRANNELTAKLDEMRKGVEAAERKVEDFRATHDLVDAQGHLISDDQMLKLNEQLSVARARTLELNARAASARQVNVNSVLSGTLPEEINSNSMSDLRSQYATLKQEADRAAVRLGPRHPERQALEAQLTGARERIVAELSRIASSLQVDLKRSVQLEQDLASRLAQMKVRSGDVNSDLVSMRELEREASAKRSVYEQYLLRAKETGEQKNINTANMSVISPASIPLEPNGPSRAVVALAGLLLGFASGVGLGAMRGAYESLRETAGSRSRRDRKIEERRAPLDDQAFRAPPPPAPPIPQASPPQSPPPPPASVPPLAAQPGAAATEGPSRIGLLMSRLRKAVSRKPGTEAQDYAFPGASASAAVAEEGRPASTPAFPDYPAPDSAFGHRPPAPDYPRPSFQPDADAGYTRPMGPPLRSPLVPQQAMYPASSHPYAQPLVYPHMQPWQTRSAAGHPQAAAPYGAPMPYPAAPAPAQPSAYPAAPLEQPAAAEKGAEQASIEEIRASLREFREAVRELTESRAGRRYF
- a CDS encoding lipopolysaccharide biosynthesis protein encodes the protein MTEASDIPQRRPLARIGTFVAERRGMVRDYFSAISGAGGRLVFSLAYFIALANTLSIAEFGMFATASAAGVMLSRLLAFGFISALYRTATIRPNLIGTFTAGFLLLGIVSLPLLAAASYIVYLIFFASTVPLPVFAAIVFAEALLWRPVEVALIVNNGLGKFGRAAVLAILATALRAAGAVLFMFWAQHSVWVWSWFYIGANAASLLVAFGLFYPRQRLRLRGELYLRRLADSIYVAGAEVLFYLQMEFDKLLVLAIGGPHLAGIYAIIMRLVDLTAIPIRTFSMMLVQRMMRAPELLSRLAVKSGIEGGVFAVSTLALLVLAVVLHFFPGALGKNVSEAAPLVALAIGVPGLRNLVEYQAELLFARGQTLVRAINLGLLAALKALLLTYVLVTIADTSNLVLSLNVVFLLLYLASMLLTYSALRKPAKAI
- a CDS encoding DUF6492 family protein, which encodes MNERFVPGAIAEPGLLRATPTAAMVTASYAPDFERCRLLCETLDRHVTGVAHHYILVEARDVKLFRRLESANRSVVDERELLPRWLHVFDDPLSLFRRRVWLSLKTQPLRGWHVQQLRRIAVAAHACQDVLVFCDSDVAFLKPFDCGAFWRDGKARLFRRDGVLAQDGHDEHRTWSRNAGSALGIDPSRNSVHDYISTLIAWRRDTVLAMCSRIEEVHGRNWVEVVGSARKFSECMIYGRYVDDLLDGAGHFHGSEEFCRVHWTGEALSDDEFRRFVAAMAPEQVAIGMQSFIGTDTGRIRRLIGLDRS
- a CDS encoding WecB/TagA/CpsF family glycosyltransferase; protein product: MNMHAARAAFGPDTLKTIFGISVLAIRWDDAIALLTRLIAERRFTKVSFLNAHNANLAYTDPVFAQALDDFLILPDGIGVDLAAQLLYGAPFPDNLNGTDFVPAFLRSVTRPLTVGLLGATRVNAEAASKKLAAIAVQHRFVVIHDGYFSAAQEPEIIERIAALRPDMLLVAMGVPRQELWIERHIDERHCTLPVAVGALLDFLSGAVPRAPLWIRRLRLEWLFRLAVEPGRLWRRYVVGNPLFLWRVLKQKLFRPQAGDVR
- a CDS encoding glycosyltransferase family 4 protein, with protein sequence MHLLFATSIVPDGALASGYEIANAAIIAALRRAGARVTVIGFIWPGKAAADPESTIVLGAVDVRTENASALQKLAWVGKAMLSGLTFASAKLRAVSDAEVLAAIERAGPFDGYVLNSVQFAGAFEKLFDERPSIFVAHNVEHLSARENAAAAPGIFQRLLFRREARLLESVEERLCRRARFVFTLAEEDRSALGVASDDRSAVLPLVTGATPPPHNGRRKIECDAALIGTWTWQPNRIGLGWFLDKVVPHLRPDFRIRIAGSMPSDIASTHPGVAFVGRVPDAQAFIRGGAVIPLISTAGSGVQLKTIETFELGLPAVATSHALRGIDHRPVNCAVTDDPVAFAKALETAAADISDVDGSVFHRRQLKALDAAIRLGLEKLGPVMQEAFA
- a CDS encoding glycosyltransferase family 2 protein — protein: MIPLPSDGSVSIAGRSPRLDTQAVEAVVTLPTFKRPDQVLQTLASLRAQLTGRPFAIIVMENEAEARAGAQASLPLFERGDIPGMVIIAHQRGNCSAYNAGWQAAILHFPNFRHLLVIDDDEIADPHWLERMCAAAESLGADIVGGPQVPDFADPAHARWAEHPVFAPPYRKTGLVPALYSSGNLLVGRNVLTAMGPPFLDLRFNFMGGGDSDFLSRAAQRGFVLGWCAEARVTETVPARRVEADWIRARSLRNGVISTLVEKKKRAGTPLAGVKVLLKSLALLAASPFRGAARLARTGSPAAAIYPVHVALGRVLAEFGYANEQYRQPEKN
- a CDS encoding O-antigen ligase family protein, whose product is MSNTASLKRTERAPLGAAFTRDGVATAIAALLFTVILVSFRPFQPAGAELTGEGGDIVNQLGFGSLGAVSVFSLMAFADPRIVRSLLSPSWMLMLGFFFLSVVLATDPPSAMRAASFTMIGILTMATILVLPRDADSFSKVIIFTAVAVMGLSYLGLIAFPHEAMHTADSQEPEHAGLWRGVFTHKNIAGPVMACFSFAGLYLFRRGQRFWGAGIFVAAMVFMLHTGSKTTAGLVPFSILIVMFPSLMGMRLGTPILFALAIIATAVGTLGIVFLPPVKQLAAIYFPGLTYTGRTTLWEFAGEMLAKKPWTGYGYESFWGTPLLLNQDQPFDRPWDIRTIVHGHDGYLDIAVLMGIPALCVAVYTFLIAPLRDYMRIPLRKENIYLGDFFMMVVLFAALNAFLESFFFHRGDPVWLFFVLGVLGLRQVSLRPVALRNGGRGARLGHST
- the proC gene encoding pyrroline-5-carboxylate reductase gives rise to the protein MTIRLVLAGCGNMGYAMLSGWLKSGKLAPSSVFVVEPNADLRQRAAALGCGTAADATDIPAGAVPDLIVIAVKPQVIRDVTAAYKRFGEGRTTFVSIAAGTPVATFEEILGDRAPVVRCMPNTPASIGKGMMVVFSNPLVSDDTKRFVADLLSASGEVATIDEEGLMDAVTAVSGSGPAYIFHFIEALTVAAEKAGLPAATARLLAMQTVYGAASLAAESGEEPGLLRQQVTSPNGTTAAALGVLMGEDRLTNLLTQAVEAARLRSIELGK
- a CDS encoding type II toxin-antitoxin system VapC family toxin, with protein sequence MFVDTSVVVAILSGEGDAGEWSNRIAVAPRKITSALVVLEAAMRLSTMLAVEPLVAEVAIEAFLRESEIEIVPIDAGDAKLAVQAFSDYGKGRGHPAQLNLADCLSYACAKSRGSALLYKGNDFSHTDLA
- a CDS encoding type II toxin-antitoxin system VapB family antitoxin gives rise to the protein MNLQIRDPRARELAQRLAAKRKISMTEAVIEALESELKRESGRAPLAQRLATIADELKARAGHGGRPVDKDEIDEMWGHS
- a CDS encoding NAD(P)H-dependent oxidoreductase — translated: MTNVALTGLARDLASRAAEGRPVRIGVIGSGEMGTDLVTQGMLMPGISVCAVSTRRPHTAREAIRIAYGDEAMAVEADTTSKVTAAIESGKIAITSNEMLVTNPLIDVVIDATGKPGVAADFDLMAMQHGKHLVMMNVEADVTIGCYLKQQADRLGVVYSVGAGDEPSSCMELIEFASALGLTIVSAGKGKNNPLNHDAVPDDYREEAIRRNMNPRMLVEFVDGSKTMVEMCAIANATGLVPDVPGMHGPKADRDDLVKVLIPREHGGLLTKKGVVDYTVGKGVAPGVFVIVEATHPRIVERMDDLHIGHGPYYSLFRPYHLTSLEVPLTAARIVLFGKPDMVPLPRPVAEVCAVAKRDLLAGETFDAIGETCYRSWTMTVEDARARRAVPVGLLEGGKVLKPVRKGELLTADNAAPDRATRLFALRRLQDEMLYGK